Genomic DNA from Prunus persica cultivar Lovell chromosome G1, Prunus_persica_NCBIv2, whole genome shotgun sequence:
caataaagatctttaaacactgtactctttttccttcgtccaggtttttatcccactgggttttttctggtaaggttttaacgaggcagtgtcgcacgcacGTCAATATatacagaattttatgttacacatgattatgtactctttttccctttgaccagtttttgtcccactggatttttactggcaaggtttttaacgaggcatattctatatcatttgtggtctccaagggggagtgttgtaaatgtgGAGCccaaatgcctataaatagggcttCTCCATACTTGTAATAACACACAGATATACATGATAGAGAACAAACATTCTCTTCTATTCCTTCTCTCCATCTCAATTctctctccaatttcttctagatttataacagATCTAATTAAGTACTGGGAAAATTGTCATGGCAACAGATAAGGTTAAGCTTTTAGGGTATGTTTTCAGTCCATTTTCCCGTAGAGTGGAGTGGGCTCTGAAGCTGAAGGGCATTGATTATGAGTATGTAGAAGAAGATATCTTCAACAAAAGCCCTCTTCTTCTGCAACTCAATCCAGTTCGCAAAAAAGTTCCGGTTTTGGTTCATGGCAACGAAGTGGTCTCTGAGTCATTCACTATTCTTGAATATATTGATGAGACATGGAAGCAAAACCCATTGTTGCCTCAAGATCCTTATGCAAGAGCCATATCACGCTTTTGGGCTAACTTCACGGAAGAGAAGGTGAGCCATATGCTAGaattaatttgtttcaatTATATCTAGTGAATGCATCAAAATCATCTTAATTAAGGCGAGTTTTGTTGCATTAGTCACTCACGTGCATATAAACGATTTTGAACGGTTGATGGATGTGCACGATCGTTGTGGATAGCATTTTTCCTTACCATACATTTACTTACTATTACAACTGGGTTAAAAACTTGAGTGGGAAAACATGTGGAGAGAGGTTCGAAACTCCCAGAcacccaatgaatatttgtgtaacCTCCATCCTCCAATCACTTGtactaaaagaaattaaaaaagagtacaaGCTTATAGTTTCTCAAATGTTGCACGGAGCTACCGGCCACTCAAATCTAATTTTGCTTTCACCAATGTTATACTAAGTAAGAGATATGATTATTGGTGAATATTTTACAAACATATCTTTTGTGATATTATTTCATATATTGACTGacttttaatttcttgttaggTTCTGGATGCTGGATTTACAGCTTTAATATGCTCCACAGGAGAGCAACAAGAAAAGGCTTTGAAATCAACTATTGAGGCCTTGGAACACATAGAAGGAGACCTCATGGGAAAGAAGATTTTAGGAGGGGAAAGCATTGGGTATTTGGACATTGCAATGGGATGGATCTCTTACTGGCTGCCTATTTGGGAGGAAGTAGGCTCCAGGCAGGTTTTGGACCCTTCAAAATTTCCTGCAACCATTTCATGGATCAACAAAATTCTTAGCCACCCTGTGATCAAGGACAACTTACCTCCTCGAGACAAAGCGGTTGCTTATTTTCATGGGAGGAGAAATTTTTACACTTCTG
This window encodes:
- the LOC18791020 gene encoding probable glutathione S-transferase, encoding MATDKVKLLGYVFSPFSRRVEWALKLKGIDYEYVEEDIFNKSPLLLQLNPVRKKVPVLVHGNEVVSESFTILEYIDETWKQNPLLPQDPYARAISRFWANFTEEKVLDAGFTALICSTGEQQEKALKSTIEALEHIEGDLMGKKILGGESIGYLDIAMGWISYWLPIWEEVGSRQVLDPSKFPATISWINKILSHPVIKDNLPPRDKAVAYFHGRRNFYTSGKT